In Paraburkholderia terrae, the DNA window CGCTCGATTTCCGGGTTGCCGCGCTGGACGGAGTCGAAGTCGAGTTCGGCTGTGTTCGTGCCCGTCGCCATCGAGCTCGCCGCGCCGCCGCCCATGCCGATACGCATACCGGGGCCACCGATCTGGATCAGCAGCGAGCCGGCGGGCAGATCGTGTTTGTGCGTGTGCTGGTCGGAGATATTGCCGAGGCCGCCCGCGATCATGATCGGCTTGTGATAGCCGCGCACGCGGCCCGCGACATTCTGCTCGTACGTGCGGAAGTAGCCGCCGAGGTTCGGACGGCCGAATTCGTTGTTGAACGCGGCGCCACCGAGCGGCCCGTCGATCATGATCTGCAGCGGCGACGCAATGCGGTCCGGGCGGCCGTACGTGTCGAACTGGTCGGCAGCGTTGCGATGGCCGATGGGCTGCGTAGTGTCGCGGGAGTTTTCCCACGGCTCGCGCGCGTCGGGCAAATCGAGGTTCGACACCGTGAAGCCCGTGAGACCCGCCTTCGGACGCGCGCCGCGGCCCGTCGCGCCTTCATCGCGGATTTCGCCGCCCGCGCCCGTCGCGGCGCCCGGGAATGGCGAGATGGCCGTCGGGTGGTTGTGCGTCTCCACCTTCATCAGCGTATGCGTCAACTCGGTGTGACGGCCATAGCGCTCGCCCGGCTCGCTGGCGTCGTCTGCCTTGCGCGGGAACCAGCGCTCGGCCATGCCGCCCACCATGATCGACGAGTTGTCCGAGTACGCGACGATCGTGCCTTGCGGGTTGAGCTTTTCGGTGTTGCGGATCATGTTGAACAGCGAGATGTCCTGCGCCTCGCCGTCGATCGTCCAGCTCGCGTTGAAGATCTTGTGGCGGCAGTGCTCGCTGTTGGCCTGCGCGAACATCATCAGTTCGACGTCGGTCGGATTGCGGCCGAGCTTCGTGAAGGCGTCGACGAGATAGTCGATTTCGTCCTCGGCGAGCGCCAGGCCCAGTTCCGTGTTCGCCTGCTCCAGCGCCTTGCGGCCCTCTGTCAGCACCGCGACCGTTTGCAGCGCCTTGGCGGGCAGTTCGTCGAACAGGTGCATCGCGTGATCGCGCGACGGCGCGACGCTTTCCGTCATCCGGTCATGCAGCGCCGCGACGACGGCGGCACGCGCCTCGTCCGACAGAGCCTTCTTGCCGCCGAGCAGCCCGCTTTTCAGCACGACCGTGTACTCGATGCCGCGCTCGATGCGGCGCACATGCGTCAAGCCGCAGTGAAGCGCGATGTCCGTGGCCTTGCTCGCCCACGGCGACACGGTGCCAAAGCGCGGCACGACGAGGAAGGTTTCAGCGGCACCCTTCTCCTTGCCGGCGTCGAACGGATCGCCGTAGTGCATCAGCGCTTCGATCTTCGCGCTGTCTTCCGCGGCAAGCGGCGTCTGCGAGTTCACGAAATGCAGATACTGGCCGCGCACGCCGACGATGTTGGCGTCGATGCGCGACAACGTGTCGAGCAGGCGGGTTTGACGGAAATCGGAGAGGGCCGAAGCGCCGGGGAAACACGAGAAGTGAGCCATGGACTTGACGTTGCGTCGATCGGTTGCGTCGCTGGGTGCCGCGCGCGATTGCTTTGGCAACCGCTCGGACAGTCGCGCGTGGAGGCGACGTGAGGCGTAAGGAAGTCCAGGATTATAACCCGGGAAGGCCCGGCAGACCTGCCCCACATGACGCTCCGCGCGCTTTGGCGCCATGTCCCTGATGGCTGCATGCCTCGCCGGCAATACGCCGCGCTATTTTGAGATGCGTTTCTGGCCGTTCGTGGTAGGCGAATTGCGCGTTCCTTATCACCGCTTGTCCAACGCGCGCGCCGCTCCTTCCCGCGCCGAACGGCAGCGTGCCGAACGGGTCGTTTGACTGATATCATTCGGCCTTTCATCAGATCGGTGCAGCATCGGCTGTCGCGCTGCGCCGCATGTCACGTCATACGCCTGGCCCACGCGTGCCGCCGGCAACACGAATTAACCATGGATGTCATTGTCATTGGCGGCGGGATCGTCGGCGTCGCCACCGCCTATCAGCTTCGTGCGGCCGGTCACCGGGTGTGCGTCGTCGAACGGCACGCCACCGTCGCGCAAGGCGCCACTTACGGTCACGGCGGCACTTTGCTGCCCACCCCGCTCGATGTGTGGTTCGGCCCAACCTTCATGCAGCACCGCCAGGCAGCCAAAAGCGGCGTGATCAAGAAGACGGGCTTCAACGGGCAGGTGCGCGATTTCGTCCGCACGCTCGCGGCGCTCGCCGAACCCGAGGCGTTCCAGAAGCAGTTTTCGCTGCTGCGTCCGCTGATCGAATCGGCGCGCCAGTCGCTCGCGGACATCGAACATCATTTCAATCTGGAATTCGAGCAGTCGAAGGGACAGCTCTATCTGGTGCGCAGCCAGCAGGACTGGGACCACACACATGCCGCGCTCGACCTGCTGCGCAAGTTCGAGGTGCCGCATCACGTGCTCAGCCCGCAGGAATGCCAGACCATCGAGCATTCGATTCCGCTCGAGCCGCATTTCGCGGGCGGCGTGCTGTTCGACGACGAAGGCACGGCGAACTGTCCGCTGTTCGCGAAGCTGATCAAGCAGACGCTCGATTCGCAAGGTGGCGTGCAGTTTCAATGCGGCCGCGAAGTGACGGGTATCCGCCTTGACAACCAGCGGGCGGCCGTCGAACTGGCGCCTGCCAACGGCGAATCGTCGCGCTCGCGCGAAGTCGATGTAATCAGCGCGGATGCCGTGGTCGTCGCTGCGGGTGTCGGCAGTCTGGCGCTGCTGGAAAAGCTCGGGCTGAATCTGCCGCTGCATCCGCTGCGTCTGCACAATCTCGTCGCGCCGATCGCTCGTGAGGAGTTCGCGCCCCATACGACGGTGATCGATGCAGTCAAGCGCATCACGATCACGCGCAGCAACCATCGGCTGCGCATTGCAGGCGGCGCGGTGCTGCAAAGCGCGAGCCAGTCCCGGCTGCCGCTGCCGGAGCCGCTGACGAAGGAAGCGCTCGCGCTGCTCAGCCAGGCGACGCACGACTGGGTGCCGGGCTCGGCGCGCATTTCGGCCGCGCTGCCGTGGGAAGGCGTGAAGCTGTTGTCGCCGGACGGCCTGCCCGTCACGGGCAATGCGCTGCATCCGAGGCTCTTCGTGAACGCGGCGCACGGTCCCGTCGGCTGGGGCCTCGCATGCGGTTCGGGCAAGCTGATTGCGAGCCTGGTGTCCGGCGCACCGTCGGAATTGCCGCCTGACACGATCGCGGCGCTTCGCCCCGAACGCTTTAACGGATAACCCCTTCAGGCACGGGACGGTCATTCGTCCTATGCCATTGCGCGTGCTGGCGACAGCACGCGCATTGCCACTACCATGGGCGTACCCTGTTGCTCTCGTACGCTGCCATGACCGATACCTCCTTGCCTTTCCTTCACGACGTTCTCGTCAAGCCGTATGACAGGCCGTTTCCGCTTCTGAGCGTCGCCGAACTGCGCGCGCTCGAAAAAAACGCCGAGGCGACGCTGCCCGCGCACACGCTGATGGGCCGCGCAGGACGCGCGGGCGCGCGTTTTCTGCTCGAACGTATCGAACTTGACGGTACGACCAATCGGCACGAGCCGGTATGGCTCGTAGCCGGCCCCGGCAACAACGGCGGCGACGCGCTCGTCGTTGCGGCTGAACTGCATCGCGCCGGTATCACCGTCGAAGTCTGCATGCCCGTCGAAGTGAAGCCCGACGATGCCCGTTGGGCGCTGGCCGAAGCACGCGCGGCAGGCGTGCCGATTTCGATCGCCGTGCCGGACTCGTTCGACGAATACAGCTGGGTTGTCGACGGCATGTTCGGAATCGGGCTGGCACGGCCACTGGACGGCGTGTTCGCGTCGATTGCCGGGCGGTTGTCCGCGCGTGCAAAGACACGCGGCCGCGTGCTCGCGCTCGACGTGCCCAGCGGGCTGGACGGCGATACGGGTAACGTCGTCGAAGGCGGCGACGCCGTTCGCGCGACGCACACCGTCACGTTCATTGGCGCGAAGCCGGGTCTCTATATGGCCTCGGGACGCGACCTTGCGGGCGATGTGACCATCGCCCGCATCGGCCTTGAATGGCCGCTCGAACCGCAAGTCCGGCTCAACGGGCCGGCCCTCTTCATTCCGCATTTCCCGCCGCGCGATTACTCGACGCACAAAGGCACGTTCGGCAGCATGGCCGTCGTGGGCGGCGATACAGGCATGTGCGGCGCGCCGATTCTCGCGGCGCGCGCGGCGCTGTACGCGGGCGCGGGCAAGGTCCACGTCGCGTTTCTCGGCGCGGGCAGCCCGCCCTACGACCCGCCCCATCCTGAACTGATGCTGCATCCGCTCGACGACCTGCCGCTCGCGGAAATGGACGCGTTGTCGATTGGCTGCGGAATGGGAAAACGCGAGCGCGCCGTCAGCGTGCTGCGCGACGTGCTGTCGCTCGACGTGCCGAAGCTGCTCGACGCCGATGCGTTAAACCTCATCGCCGGTCACGCCGATCTCGCCGCCGCCGTGAAGCAGCGCGGCGAGTCCGCGAACGATCCGTGCGTGCTGACGCCTCATCCGCTCGAAGCGGCGCGCCTGCTCGGCACCGACGCAAAGAGCGTGCAGCGCGATCGGCTGGAAGCGGCGCGCGCACTGGCCACGCGTTACGCGAGCGTCATCGTGCTGAAAGGCACAGGCACGGTGATCGCGGCGCCGGACGGGCGCATTGCCGTCAACCCGACAGGCAATGCGGCGCTCGCGACAGGCGGCACGGGCGACGTGCTCGGCGGCCTGATCGGCGCGCTGCTCGGACAAGGTCTTCCGCGCTACGAGGCAGCACTTGCGGGCGTCTTTCTGCACGGTTTTGCCGCCGACGCGCTCACCACACGCGGCAAAGGTCCAGCTGGCCTCACAGCGGGGGAACTCGCGCCGATGGTGCGCAAGTTGTTGAACCGGCTCGTCTATCCGTTGCAGGATTGACGGCCTGCGCGTGCCGCCGGGACCGTCCCGCTATCTGGCGACGTGTCCCATCTATCCCGGCTGTCATCCTGGCCCGCTATACTGATTGACTGCGTCGTGCGGCCGTCCATCGGCCGCGACGCGAACCGCAGACGCCCGCTGACGGGGCACGAGACACGCCGCCGCGCATCCGGCGACCGTACCGCTCAGCCAACCGCGCGTCTGCAGATCACCCCCGGCACGCCCGATGCGCGGCCGGCCATTCGTTTTCCTTCGTTAGACGGACGGTTATGACTCTCAACTCGCTCCCCGCCTGGAACTCGCTGCAAACACACTACGAACAGATTCGCGATGCGCGCCTGCGCGACTGGTTTGCACCCGAGAACGATCCCGCGCCGACGCGCGCCGAACGGTTCACCCTTGCCGGCGGCGGTCTCGCAGCCGACTTCTCGAAGAACCGCATCACCGACGAAACGCTGAAGCTGCTCGTGCAACTCGCGCGTGAAGCCAACGTCGAAAAACGCCGCGACGCGATGTTCGCGGGCGACATCGTCAATCCGACGGAAGGCCGCGCGGTGCTGCATACGGCGCTGCGCGCCAGCAATCCGAATGCGCCGTTCTACGGCAAGATACAGGCCGAGCGCGCCAAGATGGCCGCGTTCGCCGACAAGGTCCGCAGCGGCGAATGGAAGGGCTATACGGGCAAGCGCATTCGCTATGTCGTGAACATCGGCATTGGCGGTTCGGACCTCGGGCCGAAGATGGTCGTGCATGCGCTGCATCACCTCGCCACACCGGACATCACCACGCACTTCGTATCGAACGTCGACGGCGCGGACCTGTATCGCGTGCTGACCGAGATCGATCCGGAAGAAACGCTGGCTATCATCGTCTCGAAGACGTTCACGACGCTCGAAACGATGACCAACGCCAATTCGCTGCGCGACTGGTTCGTCGAGAAAGGCTGCCCTCAAAACGAACTGGCGAAGCACTTTGTCGGCGTCTCGGCGAATCCCGCCGAAGTCGTCAAGTTCGGCATCGCGCAGGAAAACGTGTTCGAGATGTGGGACTGGGTTGGCGGCCGCTATTCGCTGTGGTCGGCTGTGGGCCTGTCGATCATGATCGCCGTCGGTCCGAAACAGTTCGACGAACTGCTCGCCGGTGCAAACGAGATGGACGAGCATTTCCGCAGCGCGCCGCTCGATCGCAACCTGCCCGTGCTGATGGGCATGATCGGCATCTGGTATCGCAACTTCTTCGGCTCGCAAAGCTATCTGGTCGCGCCGTATTCGGAAGCACTGCATTTCCTGTCGTCGTACCTGCAGCAGCTCGAAATGGAAAGCAACGGCAAGCAGGCGTGTCTGGACGGCTCGTTCGTCACCTACGATACATCCGCCGTCACGTGGGGCGAGCCGGGCACAAACGGCCAGCACGCGTTCTTCCAGATGCTGCACCAGGGGCCGACCATCGTCCCGATCGACTTTGTCGCCGTGCTGACACCCGAGCATCCGCTTGTGTCGCATCATCCGAAGCTGCTGGCGAACTGCTTCGCGCAAAGCGAAGCACTGATGCTCGGCCGCACGCGTGAAGAAGCCGAAAAAGTGGCCGGACCGAACAAAGCGGAACTCGTGCCTCACATCATGTTCCCGGGCAACCGTCCCACTACCACGCTGCTCGTCGATGCCCTCACCGCCCGTTCACTCGGCGCGCTGATCGCGCTGTACGAACACAAGGTGCTGGTGCAAGGCACGGTCTGGAACATCAACTCGTTCGACCAGTGGGGCGTCGAACTGGGCAAGATCCTCGGCAAGGTCGTCGAAGCGGATATCACCAGCGCAAGCCTGGACGAGAAGAAGCACGACTCGTCGACGTCGGCATTGATCGCGCGGGCACGCGCGGCACTGAAGCGCTGATCCCCGTCGTTCAGCGGCGTGAATGCAAACGGGCCTTCAACTTGAAGGCCCGTTTTTTTACTTCGCGCCGTGCAATCAGATCAGGCGCCCTGCTTCGATCGTCACTGTCGTATCGCACCGGCGAGCAAGCTCGACGTCATGCGTGACGAGCACCAGCGTCGCGCCGTTCGCCCGGTTCATCTCGAACATCAGATCAATGACGGCATGGCCCGTTGCGGCATCGAGGCTGCCCGTCGGCTCGTCGGCGAACAGAATGGCGGGATGCGTGGCGAACGCGCGGGCCAGCGCCACGCGTTGCTGCTCACCGCCTGACAGCAGCTTCGGATAATGCCGCATGCGCTCGCCGAGACCAACCTGCGTCAGCAGCGTCCGCGCGCGCGCGTGTATGTCGCGCGCTGACAACTCGCCTTGCAGCTCGAGCGGAAGCGTGACGTTCTCAAGCGCGGTCAGATGCGGCATCAACTGGAAGGACTGAAACACAAAGCCGACGGAGCCATTGCGCAGCGCGGCGCGGCCGTCTTCATCGAGTTCCGTCAGTTCGCGGCCGAGCAGACGAACCGACCCCGAGGTCGCGCTGTCCAATCCGGCAAGCAGTCCGAGCAGCGTAGACTTGCCGGAACCCGACGCGCCGACGATCGCCACGCGGCTACTTGCCTGAATCGACAGGTCGATGTTGTCGAGGATCGTCAGCTCACCCGTCGCATCCTTAACCTTCTTGCATAAACCCCGTACTTCGATGACTGGATCGGTTTTCTTTTGCATGGTGAAGCGTAGGTTGAAAGTGCGCGCCGTTGCGTCGTTCACGGCGCTGACTGCGGCGTGTTTTCCCATCGTGTTCGCCGCGACTTTTTCTGCGTCCGCTCAGGCCGCTGGTAACACCACCGCGGCCGCTGCCATGGCGAACCCCACAGGCAGCAATACGCAACAGGCGAAGCCGACGATCATCGTGCTCGGCGACAGCCTCTCCGCCGAGTACGGCCTGCCTCGCGACACCGGCTGGGTTTCGCTGATGCGTCAGCGTTTGTCGAGTGAGCGAATCGATTATAACGTTGCAAATGCGAGCATCAGTGGCGACACGACAAGCGGCGGGCGCGCCCGCTTGCCCGCCTTGATGCAGAGGCTCAAGCCCGCCATCGTGATCGTGGAACTCGGCGCCAACGATGCGCTCCGCGGCGTCCCGCTCGACACCACGGAAGACAATCTCCGCACGATCATCCAACAGGCGCAGCAAGGCCACGCGAAGGTCCTGCTCATCGGCATGTACGTGCCACCCAATTACGGCCCTGACTACACGCAAAAGTTCCACGGGCTCTACGGCCAATTGTCGAAGCAGTTGCGCGTGCCACTCGTCCCATTTCTCCTTGCTGGAATCGAAGACAAGCCGGACATGTTCCAGTCCGATCAGATTCATCCGACCCAACGGGCACAGCCCCTGCTACTGGACAACGTGTGGTCAGCGCTGAAGCCGCTGCTCCGCACCTCGTCTCAGTGAAAGTGAAAGCGCCATCAGGTGTTACAGCGCGCTAACAACTTGTTTCCGAATGATGGGAACGTGATCACCCATGGTCGATCAGACAGGTTCGTCTGCATTCGACATCCGGCTCCATGTGAGCGATTTCTGGAAGGAGATAACGTGAAATACTTACCGATTATCGCTATGGCCGTCGCCATTTCCGCTTGTGC includes these proteins:
- a CDS encoding FAD-dependent oxidoreductase, encoding MDVIVIGGGIVGVATAYQLRAAGHRVCVVERHATVAQGATYGHGGTLLPTPLDVWFGPTFMQHRQAAKSGVIKKTGFNGQVRDFVRTLAALAEPEAFQKQFSLLRPLIESARQSLADIEHHFNLEFEQSKGQLYLVRSQQDWDHTHAALDLLRKFEVPHHVLSPQECQTIEHSIPLEPHFAGGVLFDDEGTANCPLFAKLIKQTLDSQGGVQFQCGREVTGIRLDNQRAAVELAPANGESSRSREVDVISADAVVVAAGVGSLALLEKLGLNLPLHPLRLHNLVAPIAREEFAPHTTVIDAVKRITITRSNHRLRIAGGAVLQSASQSRLPLPEPLTKEALALLSQATHDWVPGSARISAALPWEGVKLLSPDGLPVTGNALHPRLFVNAAHGPVGWGLACGSGKLIASLVSGAPSELPPDTIAALRPERFNG
- a CDS encoding bifunctional ADP-dependent NAD(P)H-hydrate dehydratase/NAD(P)H-hydrate epimerase, with protein sequence MTDTSLPFLHDVLVKPYDRPFPLLSVAELRALEKNAEATLPAHTLMGRAGRAGARFLLERIELDGTTNRHEPVWLVAGPGNNGGDALVVAAELHRAGITVEVCMPVEVKPDDARWALAEARAAGVPISIAVPDSFDEYSWVVDGMFGIGLARPLDGVFASIAGRLSARAKTRGRVLALDVPSGLDGDTGNVVEGGDAVRATHTVTFIGAKPGLYMASGRDLAGDVTIARIGLEWPLEPQVRLNGPALFIPHFPPRDYSTHKGTFGSMAVVGGDTGMCGAPILAARAALYAGAGKVHVAFLGAGSPPYDPPHPELMLHPLDDLPLAEMDALSIGCGMGKRERAVSVLRDVLSLDVPKLLDADALNLIAGHADLAAAVKQRGESANDPCVLTPHPLEAARLLGTDAKSVQRDRLEAARALATRYASVIVLKGTGTVIAAPDGRIAVNPTGNAALATGGTGDVLGGLIGALLGQGLPRYEAALAGVFLHGFAADALTTRGKGPAGLTAGELAPMVRKLLNRLVYPLQD
- the pgi gene encoding glucose-6-phosphate isomerase; this encodes MTLNSLPAWNSLQTHYEQIRDARLRDWFAPENDPAPTRAERFTLAGGGLAADFSKNRITDETLKLLVQLAREANVEKRRDAMFAGDIVNPTEGRAVLHTALRASNPNAPFYGKIQAERAKMAAFADKVRSGEWKGYTGKRIRYVVNIGIGGSDLGPKMVVHALHHLATPDITTHFVSNVDGADLYRVLTEIDPEETLAIIVSKTFTTLETMTNANSLRDWFVEKGCPQNELAKHFVGVSANPAEVVKFGIAQENVFEMWDWVGGRYSLWSAVGLSIMIAVGPKQFDELLAGANEMDEHFRSAPLDRNLPVLMGMIGIWYRNFFGSQSYLVAPYSEALHFLSSYLQQLEMESNGKQACLDGSFVTYDTSAVTWGEPGTNGQHAFFQMLHQGPTIVPIDFVAVLTPEHPLVSHHPKLLANCFAQSEALMLGRTREEAEKVAGPNKAELVPHIMFPGNRPTTTLLVDALTARSLGALIALYEHKVLVQGTVWNINSFDQWGVELGKILGKVVEADITSASLDEKKHDSSTSALIARARAALKR
- a CDS encoding ABC transporter ATP-binding protein; the protein is MQKKTDPVIEVRGLCKKVKDATGELTILDNIDLSIQASSRVAIVGASGSGKSTLLGLLAGLDSATSGSVRLLGRELTELDEDGRAALRNGSVGFVFQSFQLMPHLTALENVTLPLELQGELSARDIHARARTLLTQVGLGERMRHYPKLLSGGEQQRVALARAFATHPAILFADEPTGSLDAATGHAVIDLMFEMNRANGATLVLVTHDVELARRCDTTVTIEAGRLI
- a CDS encoding arylesterase; translation: MKRRLKVRAVASFTALTAACFPIVFAATFSASAQAAGNTTAAAAMANPTGSNTQQAKPTIIVLGDSLSAEYGLPRDTGWVSLMRQRLSSERIDYNVANASISGDTTSGGRARLPALMQRLKPAIVIVELGANDALRGVPLDTTEDNLRTIIQQAQQGHAKVLLIGMYVPPNYGPDYTQKFHGLYGQLSKQLRVPLVPFLLAGIEDKPDMFQSDQIHPTQRAQPLLLDNVWSALKPLLRTSSQ